The Puniceicoccaceae bacterium genome contains the following window.
CGGACAGGCTTCCCTGCAAATCAAACTGCATCGATCCTGCCGGTCGCAGAATTTCAGGCCAAAGCGAAGCCAGCGGAGCCAAATCACTCCGACTGGATTTCAGCTTCAGATGCGCCGTCTCCCAGGGAATGGGTGGGTGCTCGAGATGAATCCAACGCAGGAGTTGCTCCGGTAAGTTCAACTGCCCACCAAGTTCAAAACGGGAGTCTGCCAGTTGCACCCGCATGGTTTCCACATCAAACACAGTACCTTCCATTCGCAGTGTTCCCTCCAGCGTGACGGGAGGCAACTGGTGATCCCCCATGCCCGCATCCGTAACGCATTTGAGTTGAAGGGAACCCGTTGGAGAATCGCTCGTTCCTTCCAGAATCAGTGCCAGATCTGCCTGTTGAAGTGGAATGTCCATGTAGGACTTCAACCAGGGAAGCCACGCTTCGGAATGTGCGGTATGAACACGCAAGTTCAAAGCTTGATTCGGTAAATGCCTGAGTTGCACAGACTGTAAATCCACACCATATGGCAGCTGCCCCTGCATCGACAGCCATAGCTTGTCATCCGAGCGGAGTTCCGTGGAGTCCACCCGAAACCCTTGTTCATCCAACGCAAATTGACCACGAACCGAAAGCGAACCTGAATTCGCATCCAGCCAATTCACCTCCATCTTGCCATCGAGCGCTAGAAAATCTTTCTCGGGTTCGGCCTGAAATTCCAGAAATGCCACATCCATATTTGGCAATAACGCTTCCAACCACGGTTGCAGCACATCGGATACACTGAACTCCGACAGTCGCAGCCAAAGTGTTGAATCCTGCTCCGAGATGCCAAAACTCAGTTGAGCCGTTGTGCCACTGCCCAGTCGAACATCGTCGACTTCAAAAGACGGTCCGATTCCGAGAATCGCCCGATTTGTCCTCCGAATCCCAATGGGTTCCTGCAGCACCCATGCTGGCTTTCCGTTCTCGGCATGTCCCACGCGCAGTTCATTCACCTTCAGCAAGGGTTGCCCTCGCCAGGTCCAGTCCCCGGAGGCCTCGAGCACTCCGCCAAGGGCCGAATGAACCTGCAGTTGCTGCAGCTGCAATGCGCCGCGATCTCCCGAGATGTCGAGTGACACTGCCAACGGCTGAACACCGTTCACTTTGAGGGTATCCAACGACAGACTTCCTTCATAGTGCAAATCGTCCAGATCACCGGAAATCGCAGCATCGATGCTCAGGCGTCCCATTTCCAACGATGCGGGAATCCAGGTTTCCAGAAGTGAGGAATCAACGTCTCCTTTCAGCAAGCCAGACTTGATCCTCTGGTTCCGAAACAGATAGGTGACGGAACCTTCCAGCAAGCTGGAGTTGGAACCTTCAAGGGCAAGGTGTTCCACTGCTACCTCCTCGCGATTCACCCAACCCTGCAATCGGGCATTTTCCACTTCGATCTGACCCAACTCCAGAGACGCTCCCTCAAGCGCATAGCGCAGGTGTGCATTCGAATCCCATGGCCGCTGGCCCAACTCAAGCGTACCGCTCATTTGTCCGCGCCAGCCTGTGATACCCAAATCTTCAAGCGCCAGATGAACCCTTGCCAATGCCTCACCAGTAAGCGATGCGGATTGAAAATCGTAATGAATGGACTCGGGTAATACCAATGAAGCAACTTCACTGTCGAGCACGGCCTGCTCCACTTGCAAGTGATTCAGGTCACCAGTGGCTTTCACTTCAAGCATCGCACCCGCCAACAGCGGACTCCCCTCATCTTCTGCCACCTCATCGCCAGCCTCACGCAACCTGAAGTCCAGAGCGTAATCACCCTGTTGCCAGCTAGCTGCTAACCTGCCCTCCACACGCTCCAGCGGAGCAGCATCCCACCCCCAGCGTGAGGGTTCGATCACGAGCTGGGGTACATCCACCACAGCTTTTGAGGGAAGCCACTGATCTTCCATCCAATCTGCCTCACCGGTCCACGGCTTCCCGGCAAGCATTCCCTCAAGGGTCAATCGCACCTGAGTTTTGTCCGTGTCCGAAGTCAAAATCGCTACGATCTGGTCACCCGACACCGGTTCACGCACGCTCAGCTCCAGCGAGGCGCTATGAAGTTTCAGCAGTAAATCAACCGCTGGCAGGGATGCATGTAGGGTTGGCAACAATCGCATCGACATGCTCGCTTCGTCCCACTGCAACTCCTTCAACTCCACCAGGGTGCGATCCCGCACCACCTTCACCTTTGTCACCCTGCCACTTGGCAGCACACGGAGCACTGTTTTCAAACCTTGCTCAATGGACTTGTGCAGCGTTGGGAAACCTTTTGAACCCGATCCCGCACTGTCAGCAGTTTGAGTCCCCAGCAACATCACCTCAATGCTATCAACTCTCAACATGGGTTCATCGAGAATGCCTCCCATGCTCTGATATACCCAAAGCAAGGGCTGATATGTCTCCATTCCCGATATTAAAACCTCCGCCTGCCCGTTGGCATGAGTCAACTGACCCAATCGAAAACGGCTGTA
Protein-coding sequences here:
- a CDS encoding translocation/assembly module TamB domain-containing protein, encoding MNSSVHSNPPRARRSRSLHWLRCFLVAGVLGLAGILTMPLWLGPLLTAALPRFGITVGEYERMGYSRFRLGQLTHANGQAEVLISGMETYQPLLWVYQSMGGILDEPMLRVDSIEVMLLGTQTADSAGSGSKGFPTLHKSIEQGLKTVLRVLPSGRVTKVKVVRDRTLVELKELQWDEASMSMRLLPTLHASLPAVDLLLKLHSASLELSVREPVSGDQIVAILTSDTDKTQVRLTLEGMLAGKPWTGEADWMEDQWLPSKAVVDVPQLVIEPSRWGWDAAPLERVEGRLAASWQQGDYALDFRLREAGDEVAEDEGSPLLAGAMLEVKATGDLNHLQVEQAVLDSEVASLVLPESIHYDFQSASLTGEALARVHLALEDLGITGWRGQMSGTLELGQRPWDSNAHLRYALEGASLELGQIEVENARLQGWVNREEVAVEHLALEGSNSSLLEGSVTYLFRNQRIKSGLLKGDVDSSLLETWIPASLEMGRLSIDAAISGDLDDLHYEGSLSLDTLKVNGVQPLAVSLDISGDRGALQLQQLQVHSALGGVLEASGDWTWRGQPLLKVNELRVGHAENGKPAWVLQEPIGIRRTNRAILGIGPSFEVDDVRLGSGTTAQLSFGISEQDSTLWLRLSEFSVSDVLQPWLEALLPNMDVAFLEFQAEPEKDFLALDGKMEVNWLDANSGSLSVRGQFALDEQGFRVDSTELRSDDKLWLSMQGQLPYGVDLQSVQLRHLPNQALNLRVHTAHSEAWLPWLKSYMDIPLQQADLALILEGTSDSPTGSLQLKCVTDAGMGDHQLPPVTLEGTLRMEGTVFDVETMRVQLADSRFELGGQLNLPEQLLRWIHLEHPPIPWETAHLKLKSSRSDLAPLASLWPEILRPAGSMQFDLQGSLSEGLKGELQVAGLSTRAIFPFGSMRDLDFSVMLDGRRAELKRFSGLIAREPLHASGWLEFPNAEPVTFDFEIWGEQIPVVRQAGILLRTDMRLRMQQQEGSTHLTGVLDLRDGFFLTDITQLLDTSAGGRSASSRPPYFSVDVPPFSDWRLDVAVQGDGFMQLKTPVVDGMMSMEMKLGGTLGEPVMLGRVWFQEGSVKFPFAVFDVEQGVVQLNRNDPYVPRLELRATSSRLDYQLQMLLTGSALEPELSFSAAPSLSQDQILMMVVAGIDPAGRVEYSSTQRASKIGTYLSSGLLGAGDSSGLLSRLEMQWGNQLSRRGRETLELEFELNEEFQLLGEYDEYDNWNAGIRWRILDPAKRRSSPGVATEEGESDES